The Nitrospira sp. KM1 genome includes a window with the following:
- a CDS encoding NAD(P)-binding domain-containing protein: MGKERTELLVIGAGPYGIATAAYAKHLGVSVTVVGKTLDFWKANMPRGMFLRSGPDWHLDARDVATFAAYVNMRGITPEQIKPVPLDTFLDYASWFMGQYDLRPLPTLVTHLTRSNGTYSATLDDGSQIRADKVVLSLGFAWFKHYPELINKLPEGSYTHTCNVVDFEFFRDKRVLIVGGRQSAFEWAALIREKGADEVYVTHRHPTPQFTEPDWSWVQPMVRRTLEDHGWWRRSTDEAKEKIRQDFWAVGRLTLEAWLGSRVHQANIHIHEKTTIVTARSLADGTFEVSLNDDTTVNAHHIILATGYVPNMQNVGFLDRQTIARELQTLNGSPTLSTEFRTNLPNLYVTGLAAVQDFGPFFGFTVACPVAARIIGEAVSQSK, from the coding sequence ATGGGAAAGGAACGGACTGAACTTTTAGTCATCGGCGCGGGTCCATACGGGATTGCGACGGCGGCGTACGCGAAGCATCTTGGCGTATCGGTAACGGTTGTGGGCAAGACGCTCGATTTTTGGAAGGCGAATATGCCCCGCGGGATGTTCTTGCGCTCGGGACCCGACTGGCACCTTGACGCGAGGGATGTCGCGACCTTTGCAGCGTATGTGAATATGCGCGGGATCACGCCCGAGCAAATCAAGCCGGTGCCGCTCGACACATTTCTCGATTACGCAAGCTGGTTCATGGGTCAATATGATCTGAGACCCCTCCCTACCCTCGTCACACATCTCACCAGATCGAACGGGACCTATAGTGCAACTCTCGACGACGGCTCACAGATTCGCGCAGACAAGGTGGTATTGAGTCTCGGCTTCGCATGGTTCAAGCATTACCCGGAGCTGATCAACAAACTGCCGGAGGGATCGTACACGCACACCTGCAATGTCGTTGATTTTGAATTTTTCCGCGACAAGCGGGTCTTGATCGTAGGCGGGCGACAGAGCGCGTTCGAATGGGCCGCGCTGATCCGAGAAAAAGGAGCCGACGAAGTTTATGTCACACATCGCCACCCCACTCCGCAATTTACCGAACCGGATTGGAGCTGGGTACAGCCAATGGTACGGCGGACGCTGGAAGACCACGGCTGGTGGCGGCGCTCCACAGACGAAGCGAAGGAAAAGATCCGTCAGGACTTTTGGGCGGTAGGACGTCTGACACTCGAAGCATGGCTGGGATCGCGCGTGCATCAAGCGAACATACATATTCACGAGAAAACGACGATCGTCACCGCGCGCAGCCTAGCTGATGGCACATTCGAAGTCTCGTTGAACGACGATACCACCGTGAACGCGCATCACATTATCCTGGCGACTGGCTATGTACCGAACATGCAGAACGTCGGTTTTCTGGACCGTCAGACGATTGCGCGAGAACTGCAGACGCTTAACGGCTCTCCAACGCTCAGCACAGAATTTCGAACGAATCTCCCCAACCTGTATGTCACTGGCCTCGCTGCGGTGCAGGATTTCGGACCCTTCTTTGGCTTCACCGTCGCTTGTCCTGTGGCGGCGAGAATCATCGGCGAAGCAGTGTCTCAAAGCAAATAG
- a CDS encoding Fpg/Nei family DNA glycosylase produces the protein MPELPDVEIARRHLQRWLVGAKVSAAYCLDVRLTRPQPSRAFVRTLTGRTVNAVARKGKWLRFILDDESRVFSHLGMTGDWLQVPMNAPAQRSERARIDVIQRGRAISVRYVDARRFGRLIVARDDIADWTTLGPDPLVNGVDIGRLSETFAKSQRAVKIILMDQRVLAGIGNILATDALWIARLDPRSPGIALLPRDAREMARGLHQAIARELADPGDSFFVYGSAGKPCPRCGRRLSSIVLGGRTSVYCPGCQVRRKME, from the coding sequence ATGCCCGAGCTACCAGACGTTGAGATAGCGCGTCGGCATCTGCAACGCTGGCTCGTCGGCGCGAAAGTGAGTGCCGCTTACTGCTTGGATGTACGCCTGACTCGGCCGCAGCCATCGCGTGCCTTCGTGCGCACCCTCACCGGAAGAACCGTCAATGCCGTGGCTCGCAAGGGCAAATGGCTGCGTTTTATCCTAGACGACGAGAGCCGGGTGTTCTCGCACCTGGGGATGACCGGGGACTGGCTGCAAGTACCGATGAACGCACCTGCGCAGCGCTCGGAACGTGCCCGCATCGACGTCATCCAACGCGGCCGGGCAATCAGTGTGCGGTATGTGGATGCGCGGCGGTTCGGACGTCTCATCGTGGCGCGCGATGACATCGCCGACTGGACTACTCTCGGCCCCGATCCCCTGGTCAATGGCGTTGACATAGGCCGCCTCTCGGAGACCTTCGCGAAGAGCCAACGTGCTGTGAAGATCATCCTCATGGACCAGCGAGTGCTCGCAGGGATCGGGAACATTCTCGCCACTGATGCGCTGTGGATCGCGCGTCTCGATCCGCGCTCGCCGGGCATCGCACTCTTGCCTCGCGACGCACGCGAGATGGCGAGGGGCCTCCATCAGGCCATTGCTCGGGAACTCGCCGATCCTGGCGACTCTTTCTTCGTTTATGGCAGCGCTGGCAAGCCATGCCCCCGTTGCGGAAGGCGTCTGTCCAGCATCGTGCTTGGTGGCCGCACGAGTGTCTACTGTCCCGGCTGCCAGGTGCGTCGGAAGATGGAGTGA
- a CDS encoding nuclear transport factor 2 family protein codes for MREHSADLGSVFDAHVKHEFVDHDVNATMRTMVTEPYLLHVPTLTGGNGAAEVRNFYERHFVGKWPADTRVSQISRTVGTDQVVDELLLRFTHDTPLAFMLPSVRPTGKRVELPVVVVMKFKDGKIAHEHIYWDQASLLVQIGLLDFKTLPVVGAEQARTLLDPSLPLNGLIEAAKTPRGLE; via the coding sequence ATGCGAGAACACAGCGCCGATCTTGGATCGGTCTTTGACGCCCATGTGAAACATGAATTCGTCGATCATGATGTGAACGCGACAATGCGCACAATGGTCACGGAGCCATACCTTCTCCATGTACCGACCCTCACGGGAGGAAATGGAGCCGCGGAGGTTCGAAACTTCTACGAACGGCACTTTGTCGGCAAATGGCCCGCGGATACGCGGGTCTCTCAAATATCCCGTACGGTGGGCACCGATCAGGTCGTCGATGAACTCCTCCTTCGCTTCACTCACGACACGCCTCTAGCCTTTATGCTGCCCAGCGTTAGGCCAACCGGCAAGCGGGTCGAGTTGCCCGTGGTTGTCGTGATGAAGTTCAAGGACGGAAAGATTGCGCACGAACACATCTACTGGGATCAGGCCTCGCTGCTCGTGCAAATTGGGCTTTTGGACTTCAAGACTCTCCCCGTTGTCGGCGCCGAACAGGCGCGAACCCTTCTCGATCCATCCCTCCCATTGAATGGACTGATAGAGGCTGCGAAAACACCGCGTGGTCTGGAATGA